One window from the genome of Campylobacter concisus encodes:
- a CDS encoding HobA family DNA replication regulator — protein MQDFIQWTLKAIRDEGPLMSWMEERRVEWTPLLASRLKFLLEGRAFITISDEERRWFEIYLLKKMNHSKSIRPFLPFFSLRSLYPSLDEIETNEQKQLLKDMLSLAFPNGYLFFYIGKSLDKYANLAKSDEDSYMWLFDEQAQNSFTLSSSDENLDVKLISLCKIFDKSIDAALFAKVIL, from the coding sequence ATGCAAGATTTTATTCAGTGGACGTTAAAGGCTATTAGGGACGAAGGCCCTTTGATGAGCTGGATGGAGGAAAGGCGTGTTGAATGGACGCCTTTGCTCGCATCTAGGCTTAAATTTTTACTTGAAGGAAGGGCTTTTATAACTATAAGTGATGAAGAGCGAAGATGGTTTGAAATTTATCTTTTAAAAAAGATGAACCATTCAAAAAGCATAAGGCCGTTTTTGCCATTTTTTAGCCTAAGATCGCTTTATCCATCGCTTGATGAGATAGAGACAAATGAACAAAAGCAGCTTTTAAAAGATATGCTAAGTCTTGCTTTCCCAAATGGATACTTGTTTTTTTATATCGGAAAGAGCCTTGATAAATATGCGAATTTAGCCAAAAGTGATGAGGATAGTTATATGTGGCTATTTGACGAGCAGGCGCAAAACAGCTTTACTCTTAGCTCAAGCGATGAAAATTTAGACGTTAAACTAATAAGCCTTTGCAAAATTTTTGATAAAAGCATCGATGCGGCGCTTTTTGCCAAGGTGATACTCTAA
- the ligA gene encoding NAD-dependent DNA ligase LigA encodes MTKQEYEKAVETLNSWAKAYYDEDDPLASDEEYDALYHAVLDYEQANPSEISIFSTTKRVGGTVKEGFSKANHIKRMWSMEDIFDLAELDAWLKRGDKENLTFVAEPKFDGASLNLLYENGVLVRAITRGDGVTGEDVTQNAKTINSVLKNINYKGLIEIRGEVVIKKEDFELLNAERAKEGEAPLSNPRNAAAGSLRQLDSAVTAKRKLLFIPWGVGEQSLGLKDHSEVMKFVRDLGFERDDFFKILKKDELEAAYNELLASREAKSVMMDGMVIRVNDLARCEELGYTVKFPKFMVAFKFPAIEKVTRLKDVALQVGRSGVVTPVGVLDEVNIDGANVKSATLHNFDEIERLGLMKNDYIGIIRSGDVIPKITKVYKDRRDGSEEVIERPKFCPVCGSHLLDEGAFLKCQNLSCRARVVGSIIHYASKKCLNIDGLGDAIVNLLFDKGLISCIKDIYDLKFDDLMALEGFKEKKVSNLLNAIEASKGAELARFITGLGCEHIGEVAAKKLASSFGLGWLDASFEELVSLEGFGVEMANSLIDFAEVNRDEILALSQIVQPSVAQMQSISNALSGKTVVITGTLSRPRDEIKAELESFGAKVSSSVSKKTDFVLAGDEAGSKLDKANELGVLVIDESEYERLKLEV; translated from the coding sequence ATGACAAAACAAGAGTATGAAAAAGCGGTAGAGACGCTAAATTCATGGGCAAAGGCCTACTACGACGAGGATGATCCACTTGCAAGTGACGAGGAGTATGACGCGCTATATCACGCGGTGCTTGATTATGAGCAGGCAAATCCAAGCGAAATTTCTATCTTTTCAACTACAAAACGCGTGGGTGGCACCGTAAAAGAGGGCTTTAGCAAGGCTAATCACATCAAACGCATGTGGAGTATGGAAGATATTTTTGATCTAGCCGAGCTTGATGCGTGGCTAAAGCGTGGTGATAAAGAAAATTTGACCTTTGTCGCTGAGCCAAAATTTGATGGAGCGAGCTTAAATTTGCTTTATGAAAATGGTGTTTTGGTTAGGGCGATAACTAGAGGAGATGGCGTTACTGGTGAGGATGTGACACAAAATGCAAAGACGATAAATTCTGTTTTAAAGAACATTAATTACAAAGGGCTAATTGAAATCAGGGGCGAGGTTGTTATAAAAAAAGAAGATTTTGAGCTACTAAACGCAGAGCGCGCAAAAGAAGGCGAGGCGCCACTTTCAAACCCTAGAAATGCAGCCGCTGGAAGCCTAAGACAGCTTGATAGTGCGGTCACTGCTAAAAGAAAGCTGCTTTTCATACCTTGGGGCGTGGGCGAGCAGAGCCTTGGGCTAAAAGATCACAGCGAGGTGATGAAATTTGTGCGTGATCTTGGCTTTGAGAGGGATGATTTTTTCAAAATTTTAAAAAAAGATGAGCTCGAGGCTGCGTATAATGAGCTTTTGGCAAGCCGTGAGGCAAAGAGCGTAATGATGGATGGCATGGTGATACGCGTAAACGACCTTGCACGCTGCGAAGAGCTGGGCTATACGGTCAAATTTCCAAAATTTATGGTGGCGTTTAAATTCCCAGCCATTGAAAAGGTGACTAGGCTAAAAGACGTTGCACTTCAAGTTGGCAGAAGCGGCGTAGTAACACCTGTTGGCGTGCTTGATGAGGTAAATATAGATGGTGCAAATGTAAAATCCGCTACCCTTCATAACTTTGACGAGATCGAGCGCCTTGGTCTCATGAAAAACGACTATATCGGCATCATTCGCTCAGGAGACGTCATTCCAAAGATAACAAAAGTTTATAAAGATAGACGAGATGGTAGCGAAGAGGTGATAGAAAGACCTAAATTTTGCCCAGTTTGTGGCTCGCACCTGCTTGATGAGGGAGCATTTTTAAAGTGTCAAAATTTAAGCTGCAGGGCAAGAGTGGTTGGCTCAATAATTCACTACGCATCGAAAAAATGCCTAAATATAGACGGCCTTGGCGATGCGATCGTAAATTTGCTATTTGACAAGGGGCTGATCTCTTGCATAAAAGACATTTACGACCTTAAATTTGATGATCTCATGGCGCTTGAGGGATTTAAAGAAAAAAAAGTAAGCAACCTTTTAAATGCTATTGAAGCTAGCAAAGGTGCGGAGCTAGCGCGCTTCATCACGGGGCTTGGCTGCGAGCACATCGGCGAAGTGGCGGCTAAAAAGCTTGCAAGTAGTTTTGGGCTGGGCTGGCTTGATGCTAGTTTTGAGGAGCTTGTCTCGCTTGAGGGCTTTGGTGTGGAGATGGCAAATAGCCTAATTGACTTTGCTGAGGTAAATAGAGATGAAATTTTAGCTCTTAGCCAGATCGTGCAGCCAAGCGTGGCGCAGATGCAAAGCATCTCAAACGCGCTAAGTGGCAAAACGGTTGTGATAACTGGCACGCTAAGCCGCCCAAGAGATGAGATAAAGGCCGAGCTTGAGAGTTTTGGCGCAAAGGTTTCAAGCTCAGTTTCTAAAAAAACGGACTTTGTCTTAGCAGGCGATGAGGCTGGCAGTAAGCTTGATAAAGCAAATGAGCTAGGCGTGCTGGTGATCGATGAGAGCGAATATGAGAGGCTAAAACTTGAGGTTTGA
- a CDS encoding NADAR family protein, with translation MRNLLPPPWIKFPSMDPFSIGWRMGAGEDYKFKFNDWLKTLSQDEQCQYQQLFTEPATWHGYWDERLGFDESALFINNDFIINLWEHEPRYELKWLKKRYNAGKSDKFLLFWGHQKSASISASCLSQWYASSFWQDETKYLCAEQYMMAKKAECFGDKEALEQILSAKDPAQMKALGRQVRGFDAKVWDEVKFGVVLNASYLKFSQNAPLRDFLLQTGSKVLVEASPVDKIWGIGLGASDENAQNPMKWRGQNLLGFALMRARDEIAKVYKNVHLCDARELNLDHL, from the coding sequence ATGAGAAATTTACTTCCGCCACCTTGGATTAAATTTCCAAGTATGGATCCATTTTCCATCGGCTGGAGGATGGGCGCTGGCGAGGATTATAAGTTTAAATTTAATGACTGGCTAAAAACACTCAGCCAAGATGAACAGTGCCAGTATCAGCAGCTCTTTACTGAGCCTGCAACGTGGCATGGATACTGGGATGAGAGGCTAGGTTTTGATGAGAGTGCACTTTTTATCAACAATGACTTTATCATTAACCTTTGGGAGCATGAGCCTAGATATGAGTTAAAATGGCTTAAAAAGCGCTACAACGCTGGAAAATCGGATAAATTTCTTCTATTTTGGGGTCATCAAAAGAGCGCTAGTATAAGTGCAAGTTGCCTTAGTCAGTGGTACGCCTCTAGTTTTTGGCAAGATGAAACTAAATACCTTTGCGCCGAGCAATATATGATGGCTAAAAAGGCTGAGTGCTTTGGCGATAAAGAGGCTTTGGAGCAAATTTTATCTGCCAAAGATCCAGCGCAGATGAAGGCGCTTGGTAGGCAGGTACGAGGCTTTGACGCTAAGGTCTGGGACGAGGTTAAATTTGGCGTCGTGCTAAATGCGAGCTATCTAAAATTTAGTCAAAATGCCCCTTTGCGAGACTTTCTGCTCCAAACTGGTAGTAAAGTTTTGGTTGAGGCAAGCCCTGTTGATAAAATTTGGGGTATAGGTTTGGGTGCAAGCGATGAAAATGCGCAAAATCCTATGAAGTGGCGAGGGCAAAATTTACTTGGCTTTGCGCTGATGAGGGCGAGGGACGAGATAGCAAAGGTCTATAAAAATGTCCATTTATGTGACGCGAGAGAGCTAAATTTAGATCATTTATAA
- a CDS encoding aspartate kinase: MLIVQKFGGTSVGTLERIEAVANRVIETKNSGADVVVVVSAMSGVTNQLVEYSEYFSKHPDGVATDMLLSSGEQVTTALLTIALNAKGYACVGMTGAMAGIITDDIHTKARIERIETARLKAELKAGKIVVVAGFQGIDEKGNITTLGRGGSDLSAVALAGALDADLCEIFTDVDGVYTTDPRIEKKAKKLEKISYDEMLELASAGAKVLQNRSVELAKKLNVKLITRSSFNHNEGTLIAKEDDNMEAVLVSGIALDKNQARVTLRGVVDKPGIAAEIFTALAHENINVDMIIQNVGHDGTTNLGFTVPQNELELAKETMQKLSAAKHIEFDDAIVKVSVIGVGMKSHSGVACLAFETLAKEGINIQMISTSEIKISMIVDQKYGELAVRVLHDAYKLDK, encoded by the coding sequence ATGTTGATCGTTCAAAAATTTGGCGGAACTAGCGTAGGAACACTTGAACGCATCGAAGCTGTGGCAAATAGAGTCATTGAGACAAAAAATAGCGGTGCAGACGTAGTTGTGGTAGTTTCTGCGATGAGCGGAGTTACAAATCAATTGGTTGAATATAGTGAGTATTTTTCAAAACATCCAGATGGCGTCGCCACTGATATGCTTTTAAGCTCTGGAGAGCAAGTAACGACCGCGCTTTTAACGATCGCACTTAATGCAAAAGGCTATGCGTGTGTAGGTATGACAGGTGCGATGGCAGGCATTATTACTGATGATATTCATACAAAAGCAAGGATCGAAAGGATAGAGACTGCTAGGCTAAAGGCCGAGCTAAAAGCTGGCAAGATCGTAGTTGTGGCTGGCTTTCAAGGTATAGATGAAAAAGGTAATATCACAACCCTTGGTAGAGGCGGTAGCGACCTTAGTGCAGTTGCATTAGCAGGAGCGCTTGATGCTGATCTATGCGAAATTTTTACCGATGTTGATGGCGTTTATACGACTGATCCAAGGATAGAAAAAAAGGCAAAAAAACTTGAGAAAATAAGCTATGATGAGATGCTTGAGCTAGCTTCTGCTGGTGCAAAGGTACTGCAAAATCGCTCAGTCGAGCTAGCAAAAAAACTAAATGTAAAACTCATTACAAGAAGTAGCTTTAATCACAACGAAGGTACATTAATAGCAAAGGAAGATGACAATATGGAAGCAGTTTTAGTAAGCGGAATAGCACTAGATAAAAATCAAGCAAGAGTAACACTAAGAGGCGTAGTTGATAAGCCTGGCATTGCAGCAGAAATTTTTACAGCTTTAGCTCATGAAAACATAAATGTAGATATGATAATTCAAAACGTAGGACATGACGGCACTACAAATTTAGGCTTTACAGTGCCACAAAATGAGCTTGAACTAGCAAAAGAGACTATGCAAAAGCTCTCAGCTGCAAAACATATAGAATTTGATGATGCGATCGTGAAAGTTTCAGTTATTGGCGTCGGCATGAAGAGCCATAGTGGCGTAGCATGTTTGGCATTTGAAACGCTTGCAAAAGAGGGTATAAATATCCAAATGATCTCAACAAGCGAGATAAAAATTTCAATGATCGTTGATCAAAAATATGGTGAGCTAGCGGTTCGCGTACTTCACGATGCTTATAAGCTAGATAAATAA
- a CDS encoding PepSY-associated TM helix domain-containing protein: MFKIWWKFHLILALIFALPLLIISISGAIISYHDEIIEAFSKDEIDIATNKSALKIDEILKVFSKTWPNFNLSYIKIKGEINRAYVVSGTSDSGEFKSFFVDPYTGEVVSENSVEKFIGLALNLHKNLGLALFKNENLSKFASELVAISTLALLAILITGVLIHFWRFRSKFISAFKLNLKAKKFAFLYSLHGFLGLYLGAILLIICVSSLYFSYESFAKVINQIYGEEKVFKKPNFTSKNGFSLSDEQKVENLQKAYEIFILKFGNEFDALNFILNKDGVKFMIFYLPKGASESDGVRLAVDTASGEILKNTMPKSFEIYKFMLDLHAGYTFGEAGKFIFFMASCGVGVLLFSGYVIYYKRRKK; this comes from the coding sequence ATGTTTAAAATTTGGTGGAAATTTCACTTAATTTTAGCTCTTATATTTGCTTTACCGCTTTTGATAATTTCAATTAGTGGAGCGATTATTTCGTATCACGATGAGATAATTGAGGCTTTTAGTAAAGATGAGATAGACATAGCAACTAATAAAAGTGCTTTAAAAATAGATGAAATTTTAAAGGTCTTTAGTAAGACTTGGCCAAATTTTAACCTTAGCTATATAAAGATAAAAGGCGAGATAAATAGAGCTTATGTAGTAAGTGGCACAAGCGATAGTGGCGAGTTTAAGTCGTTCTTTGTAGATCCTTATACGGGCGAGGTAGTCTCTGAAAATAGTGTGGAAAAATTTATAGGGCTAGCTTTAAATTTACATAAAAATCTAGGGCTAGCTCTATTTAAAAATGAAAATTTATCTAAATTTGCAAGTGAGCTAGTGGCGATTTCGACGCTTGCGCTACTTGCGATTTTAATAACTGGGGTGCTGATACATTTTTGGAGATTTAGAAGCAAATTTATTAGCGCCTTTAAGCTAAATCTAAAGGCAAAGAAATTTGCATTTTTATATTCGTTGCATGGGTTTTTAGGGCTTTATTTGGGGGCTATTTTGCTTATTATCTGTGTTAGCAGTCTATACTTTTCTTATGAGAGCTTTGCTAAGGTTATAAATCAAATTTATGGCGAAGAGAAGGTCTTTAAAAAGCCAAATTTTACTAGCAAAAATGGCTTTAGTCTAAGTGATGAGCAAAAGGTAGAAAATCTTCAAAAAGCTTATGAAATTTTTATTTTAAAATTTGGAAATGAGTTTGACGCTTTAAATTTTATCCTCAATAAAGACGGCGTAAAATTTATGATCTTTTACTTGCCAAAAGGTGCTAGTGAGAGTGATGGCGTTAGGCTTGCGGTCGATACGGCAAGTGGAGAAATTTTAAAAAATACCATGCCAAAATCTTTTGAAATTTATAAATTTATGCTTGATCTGCACGCTGGATATACATTCGGAGAGGCTGGAAAATTTATCTTTTTTATGGCTTCTTGTGGAGTTGGCGTGCTACTTTTTAGTGGCTATGTGATTTACTACAAACGTCGTAAAAAGTAG
- a CDS encoding TlyA family RNA methyltransferase, with protein sequence MRFDNYVASVLNISRNKASELIKSGKVVTNGEICTKVSSEVSEAKISLLDEIYVGRGALKLKSFLEAMKFDLAGKNALDIGSSTGGFMQILLERGVKSVTGVDVGTDQLDASLRSDERVKIYEKTDVRGFAKSHQNKFDLITCDVSFISLAEILPAICELASENSLIITLFKPQFEVGVGVKRNKKGVVTDAKAVNLAMKRFEVLASSLKFELIACKECEVKGKEGNAEFFYAFNKR encoded by the coding sequence TTGAGGTTTGATAACTATGTCGCAAGCGTTTTAAATATCAGTAGAAACAAGGCGAGTGAGCTCATTAAATCTGGCAAGGTGGTAACAAACGGCGAAATTTGCACCAAGGTTTCAAGCGAGGTTAGCGAGGCTAAAATTTCACTGCTTGATGAAATTTACGTTGGGCGAGGTGCTTTGAAGCTAAAGAGCTTTTTAGAGGCGATGAAATTTGATCTAGCAGGCAAAAACGCACTTGATATCGGCAGTTCAACTGGTGGCTTTATGCAAATTTTGCTTGAGCGTGGCGTAAAGAGCGTGACTGGCGTCGATGTGGGCACTGATCAGTTAGATGCTAGCCTAAGGAGTGATGAGCGAGTAAAAATTTATGAAAAAACTGACGTCAGGGGGTTTGCAAAATCGCATCAAAATAAATTTGATCTAATAACTTGCGATGTTAGCTTTATCTCTTTAGCTGAAATTTTGCCTGCCATTTGTGAGCTAGCAAGTGAGAATTCGCTCATCATCACGCTTTTTAAACCGCAGTTTGAAGTGGGTGTCGGCGTAAAACGCAACAAAAAAGGCGTTGTCACCGACGCTAAGGCTGTAAATTTAGCGATGAAGCGCTTTGAAGTGCTAGCAAGTAGCTTGAAATTTGAACTGATAGCTTGCAAAGAGTGCGAAGTAAAAGGGAAAGAGGGAAATGCCGAATTTTTTTACGCTTTTAACAAAAGATAA
- a CDS encoding RNA pyrophosphohydrolase — MQKKYRPNVAAVILSSLYPFKCEILVAKRVDMDDIWQFPQGGIDEGESPKQALKRELKEEIGTDKIDILDEYPQWLSYDFPANAAKKFYPFDGQTQKYFLVRLKNGASINLKTEHPEFSEYKFVDFGRSLEGINHFKKPIYEKVLSYFKEKGYF, encoded by the coding sequence ATGCAAAAAAAATACAGACCAAATGTGGCAGCTGTTATTTTGTCTAGCTTGTATCCATTTAAATGTGAAATTTTAGTCGCAAAAAGGGTGGATATGGATGATATTTGGCAGTTTCCTCAAGGCGGAATAGACGAAGGCGAGAGTCCAAAGCAGGCTTTAAAAAGGGAGCTTAAAGAAGAGATCGGAACTGATAAAATCGATATCTTAGATGAGTATCCGCAGTGGCTAAGCTACGACTTTCCAGCAAACGCGGCAAAGAAATTTTATCCATTTGATGGACAGACGCAAAAATATTTTTTGGTTAGACTTAAAAATGGAGCTAGCATAAATTTAAAGACAGAGCATCCAGAGTTTAGCGAGTATAAATTTGTAGATTTTGGTAGAAGTTTAGAGGGAATAAATCACTTTAAAAAGCCTATTTATGAAAAGGTTTTGAGTTATTTTAAAGAGAAAGGATATTTTTGA
- the folP gene encoding dihydropteroate synthase, with translation MKFYKINNKSDFDEICKAISPSLAGAKLMHEKSEINFIFIDEIKTPAANILKQDALSVGAELVTHKDTILGKQSLNKALLMATDAQLRQLAKKEKLQDFGLKNLAAFLETKFIKPTKPLIMGVANINTDSFNEQSRINTQNGISKIEYMLEAGADYIDLGGVSSRPGSEYCGREEEFRRIKDIIEEIYRLNLHEKAKFSLDSFDPYCLEFALNHGFKMINDITANASLATLAARYDAEFCMMHMQGDPATMQVAPKYNDLIGEIADFFEQKIALAKGLGAKKLVLDVGIGFGKTAEQNLLLIKHLEHFLKFDCPLLVGASRKSVINHYYPSEVKERLPGSLYLHLKAFENGAQIIRAHDVAEHKQLFDMHEAMRQVTLW, from the coding sequence TTGAAATTTTATAAGATTAATAATAAAAGTGACTTTGATGAAATTTGCAAAGCCATCTCGCCAAGCCTTGCTGGTGCGAAGCTCATGCATGAAAAGAGCGAGATAAATTTTATTTTTATAGATGAGATAAAAACCCCAGCGGCAAATATCCTAAAACAAGATGCACTTAGTGTTGGAGCTGAGCTTGTGACGCATAAAGATACGATTTTGGGTAAGCAGAGTCTAAATAAAGCCTTACTAATGGCGACAGATGCGCAGCTTAGGCAGCTAGCTAAAAAAGAGAAGTTGCAAGACTTTGGGCTTAAAAATTTAGCAGCCTTTTTAGAGACAAAATTTATAAAGCCGACAAAGCCTCTTATAATGGGCGTTGCAAATATAAACACAGATAGCTTTAACGAACAAAGCCGCATAAATACGCAAAATGGTATCTCAAAAATAGAATACATGTTAGAAGCGGGTGCAGACTACATCGACCTTGGTGGCGTTAGCTCAAGGCCAGGGAGTGAGTATTGCGGCCGTGAAGAGGAGTTTAGGCGCATAAAAGATATCATTGAAGAAATTTATAGGCTAAATTTACACGAAAAGGCGAAATTTAGCCTTGATAGCTTTGATCCTTATTGCCTTGAATTTGCTCTAAATCACGGCTTTAAAATGATAAATGACATCACAGCAAACGCCTCACTCGCCACGCTTGCGGCGCGATACGATGCTGAGTTTTGCATGATGCATATGCAAGGCGATCCAGCCACCATGCAGGTTGCGCCAAAATATAATGACTTAATCGGCGAGATAGCAGACTTTTTTGAGCAAAAGATAGCCCTAGCAAAGGGGCTTGGCGCTAAAAAGCTAGTGCTTGATGTGGGCATTGGCTTTGGCAAGACGGCTGAACAAAATTTATTGCTTATCAAGCATTTGGAGCATTTTTTAAAATTTGACTGCCCACTACTAGTTGGTGCTAGCCGCAAATCAGTTATAAATCACTATTATCCAAGCGAGGTCAAAGAGCGCTTACCAGGCTCACTTTATCTACACTTAAAGGCCTTCGAAAACGGCGCTCAGATCATAAGGGCGCACGACGTGGCTGAGCACAAACAGCTTTTTGATATGCACGAGGCGATGAGGCAAGTCACGCTTTGGTAG
- a CDS encoding DNA polymerase III subunit delta', with the protein MLNKIVVTSDFENLKAKLESEFGINNLRFFISDDFLLENAKEVIAEAYIAEKDEKILVIQANSFRTEAQNALLKIIEEPPRNIKFIIATQSKNLLLPTIRSRMLIENNLTKKPKITLDLNLKTLSLKELTSFIDQKIADEQAQKFGKNELKELVGVIVTKAVDSGYKFSGDEMDYFFSLIKLADLNAKSHAVLTPLLLTIFQKGRH; encoded by the coding sequence ATGCTTAATAAAATCGTCGTTACAAGCGATTTTGAAAATTTAAAAGCCAAACTTGAAAGCGAGTTTGGCATAAATAATTTAAGATTTTTTATAAGCGATGATTTTTTGCTAGAAAATGCAAAAGAGGTCATCGCAGAAGCTTACATTGCTGAAAAAGATGAAAAAATTTTAGTAATACAAGCTAATTCTTTTAGGACAGAGGCTCAAAATGCACTTTTAAAGATCATCGAAGAGCCTCCAAGAAATATCAAATTTATAATAGCAACGCAGAGTAAAAATTTACTTCTACCAACGATTAGATCAAGAATGCTCATAGAAAATAACCTCACAAAAAAGCCAAAAATAACTCTTGATCTAAATTTAAAAACACTTAGCCTAAAAGAGCTAACAAGCTTTATCGATCAAAAGATAGCAGACGAGCAAGCTCAGAAATTTGGCAAAAACGAGCTAAAAGAGCTTGTGGGCGTTATAGTGACAAAGGCGGTTGATAGCGGGTATAAATTTAGCGGCGATGAGATGGATTATTTTTTCTCGCTTATCAAGCTTGCCGATCTAAATGCCAAGTCTCACGCCGTGCTAACGCCACTGCTGCTTACTATATTTCAAAAAGGACGACATTGA